In the Nitrospinota bacterium genome, one interval contains:
- a CDS encoding site-specific integrase: MNPTPGLQNVVDRPYTDNMRGDVYPRKNGCRGEARYRIIYRYKKKRYEITSDEHGVVLANRRQAKDLQEKISREIEVEEKGGPEHNPQKYLPGRKNEWSFTNLAEKYLVATKERVSPAWYPDIKRYFEKGFIPYFKNIDIRSIKAHSLNDLLIYLKDEPLKWKDKNLKNAVDSLRTFFIWAVDGEYISTCPKFPAVKVPKKAVKWADYETQNIIIAAITPEYHRPIVWFGARHGMRINELRALKVMDLDFSKRQNFPCGSVTVQRAFSGDGYMEEKGTKTGGVVILPIHPELLSTLQELCKNKLKNSYVFTLPSGTPYTQTRLYKIVRKAAKVAEIDIAPYALFRHSVLTQAAARGVGGIILQKYAGHTSLSTTQRYIDSAALGVEGVQSVTPSDNGNIINIKKG; the protein is encoded by the coding sequence ATGAATCCCACCCCCGGCTTGCAAAATGTTGTAGACAGACCGTACACTGACAACATGAGGGGCGATGTCTATCCGCGAAAGAATGGCTGTAGAGGGGAAGCGCGGTACAGGATAATCTACCGGTACAAGAAAAAAAGATATGAAATAACGTCAGATGAGCATGGAGTCGTTCTGGCCAACAGACGGCAAGCAAAGGACCTGCAAGAGAAGATCAGCCGTGAAATCGAGGTTGAAGAAAAAGGAGGCCCCGAACACAATCCCCAGAAGTATCTCCCTGGCAGAAAGAACGAGTGGAGCTTTACAAATCTGGCGGAAAAATATTTGGTCGCCACCAAAGAACGTGTTTCCCCTGCATGGTATCCCGACATAAAGAGATATTTTGAAAAAGGTTTTATCCCCTACTTTAAAAACATCGATATCAGAAGCATCAAGGCGCACAGCCTTAACGATCTGCTGATATATTTAAAAGACGAACCCCTGAAATGGAAAGATAAAAACCTGAAGAACGCTGTGGACTCCCTCCGCACATTCTTTATCTGGGCAGTCGATGGAGAATACATAAGCACTTGCCCGAAGTTTCCGGCGGTTAAGGTTCCCAAGAAGGCGGTGAAGTGGGCCGATTATGAAACGCAGAATATAATCATCGCCGCCATTACGCCGGAATATCATCGCCCTATAGTCTGGTTCGGGGCAAGGCACGGGATGAGAATTAACGAGCTGAGAGCGCTGAAGGTTATGGATCTGGATTTCTCCAAGAGGCAGAACTTCCCCTGCGGATCGGTGACGGTTCAGCGCGCGTTCAGCGGGGATGGATACATGGAAGAGAAGGGAACCAAGACCGGCGGTGTCGTGATACTCCCCATTCATCCCGAGCTTTTGTCAACACTGCAGGAACTCTGCAAAAATAAACTTAAAAACAGCTATGTATTTACATTGCCTTCAGGAACTCCATACACGCAGACCCGGCTATACAAGATAGTCCGAAAGGCGGCAAAAGTGGCAGAGATAGACATCGCTCCATACGCCCTCTTCCGCCACAGTGTGCTTACTCAAGCCGCCGCAAGAGGGGTCGGGGGAATTATCTTGCAGAAGTATGCAGGGCATACATCGCTCTCTACTACGCAGAGATATATAGACAGCGCCGCGCTTGGGGTTGAAGGTGTGCAGTCTGTTACCCCCTCTGACAATGGCAATATTATCAATATCAAAAAGGGTTGA